A section of the Mesorhizobium loti genome encodes:
- the glpK gene encoding glycerol kinase GlpK produces the protein MNGFVLAIDQGTTSTRAILFDAQMKVVGSGQEEFTQHYPASGWVEHDPEEIWASVATTMKAALKAAGREASDVAAIGITNQRETVVIWDRATGKPIHNAIVWQDRRTAPLCQKLKKQGLEKKFTRKTGLLLDPYFSGTKIAWMLDKVKGARKRAEKGELLAGTIDSFLIWRLTGGKVHATDATNASRTLVYNIAENAWDDELLAILNIPAKMLPEVKDCADDYGATEKNLFGAEIRILGVAGDQHAATIGQACFEPGMMKSTYGTGCFALLNTGSDLVRSRNRLLTTIAYRLNGKTTYALEGSIFIAGAAVQWLRDGIKVIGKAEHSGQLAAEADPTQNVYLVPAFVGLGAPHWDADARGAIFGLTRNSGPAEFARAALESVAYQTRDLLDAMRKDWKGTSAKTVLRVDGGMVASDWTMQRLADILDAPVDRPTILETTALGAAWLAGSKAGVWPKAKEFAKGWALERRFKPEMDASTRSAKLAGWRDAVRRTLSVP, from the coding sequence ATGAACGGTTTTGTGCTGGCAATCGACCAGGGAACGACGTCGACCCGGGCGATCCTGTTCGATGCCCAGATGAAAGTCGTGGGCAGCGGGCAGGAGGAATTCACCCAGCACTATCCTGCCTCCGGCTGGGTCGAACATGACCCGGAGGAGATCTGGGCAAGTGTCGCGACGACCATGAAGGCAGCGCTGAAGGCCGCTGGCCGTGAGGCGTCCGACGTTGCCGCTATCGGTATCACCAACCAGCGTGAGACCGTCGTCATCTGGGACAGGGCGACGGGCAAGCCGATCCACAATGCGATCGTCTGGCAGGATCGCCGCACCGCGCCGCTGTGTCAGAAGCTGAAGAAGCAGGGGCTGGAAAAGAAATTCACGCGCAAGACCGGGCTGCTGCTCGATCCTTATTTTTCCGGCACCAAGATCGCCTGGATGCTCGACAAGGTGAAAGGGGCGAGGAAGCGCGCCGAGAAGGGCGAGTTGCTGGCCGGCACCATCGACAGCTTTCTGATCTGGCGGCTGACCGGTGGCAAGGTCCACGCCACCGATGCCACCAACGCCTCGCGCACGCTGGTCTACAACATCGCGGAAAACGCCTGGGACGACGAATTGCTGGCCATTCTCAACATCCCGGCAAAAATGCTGCCCGAGGTCAAGGATTGCGCCGATGACTATGGAGCGACCGAGAAGAATCTGTTCGGCGCCGAGATAAGAATCCTCGGAGTGGCCGGCGACCAGCATGCCGCGACCATCGGCCAGGCCTGCTTCGAGCCGGGCATGATGAAATCCACCTATGGCACCGGCTGTTTTGCGCTGCTCAACACCGGCAGCGATCTGGTGCGTTCGAGAAACCGGCTTTTGACCACCATTGCCTACCGGCTGAACGGCAAGACCACCTACGCGCTGGAGGGTTCGATCTTCATTGCCGGGGCGGCCGTGCAATGGCTGCGCGACGGCATCAAGGTGATCGGCAAGGCCGAGCATAGCGGGCAATTGGCCGCCGAGGCCGACCCGACGCAGAATGTCTACCTGGTGCCGGCTTTCGTCGGTCTTGGCGCGCCGCATTGGGACGCGGATGCGCGCGGCGCCATTTTCGGGCTGACACGTAATTCCGGCCCGGCGGAATTTGCGCGGGCCGCACTCGAATCCGTCGCCTACCAGACCCGCGACCTGCTCGACGCCATGCGCAAGGACTGGAAGGGGACTTCAGCCAAAACGGTTCTCCGGGTCGACGGCGGCATGGTGGCGTCGGACTGGACGATGCAGCGCCTGGCCGACATACTCGACGCGCCCGTCGACCGCCCGACCATCCTCGAGACGACCGCGCTGGGTGCGGCGTGGCTCGCCGGCTCGAAAGCAGGGGTTTGGCCGAAGGCGAAGGAGTTTGCCAAGGGCTGGGCGCTCGAGCGGCGGTTCAAGCCGGAGATGGACGCTTCGACACGATCCGCGAAGCTGGCGGGCTGGCGCGATGCTGTTCGCCGAACGCTGAGCGTGCCATAA
- a CDS encoding DUF6882 domain-containing protein — MQPDWYDAWRDEAFKQLTARNAMLAKEFRLGHWSRYDYDLTIGRLLFSQDGAVKVVAEIQIAGTTSARASNWLWAWANSNLPDRLLSDAKQVRSFGEMNSIDELAQSYVTDEDDQLEALGWELSAVMSRICNGLGIYRCPGSDGGGLYLMLKTIEWAR, encoded by the coding sequence ATGCAGCCAGACTGGTATGATGCTTGGCGCGACGAGGCTTTTAAACAGCTAACCGCCAGGAATGCCATGTTGGCGAAGGAGTTTCGTCTCGGCCACTGGTCACGTTACGACTACGATCTGACGATCGGTAGGCTTTTGTTCTCGCAGGACGGAGCCGTCAAGGTTGTCGCCGAGATTCAGATTGCCGGTACCACGAGTGCCAGGGCAAGTAACTGGCTCTGGGCTTGGGCAAATTCAAACTTGCCCGACCGGCTCCTTAGCGATGCGAAGCAGGTTCGATCCTTCGGAGAGATGAATAGCATTGACGAACTCGCCCAATCCTATGTGACGGATGAGGACGATCAACTGGAAGCGCTTGGTTGGGAACTTAGCGCGGTGATGTCCCGAATCTGCAACGGGTTGGGGATCTATCGATGCCCCGGCAGTGACGGCGGGGGTCTTTATCTGATGCTTAAGACAATCGAGTGGGCAAGGTGA
- a CDS encoding BA14K family protein: MNKIVTGILATTLSASFAAAAVPANAAQMFVPQAASASSDVQTVDYKPWMNNRHFNRNFGNRHFNGNRNFARNNDGGGYWNGHRGYREYHRGYRRHGDYWFPLAAFATGALITGAIVNSENHRVYEGNSHVQWCYDHYRSYRASDNTFQPNYGPRRECRSPY; the protein is encoded by the coding sequence ATGAATAAGATCGTAACGGGTATACTGGCGACCACACTTTCGGCTTCGTTTGCCGCGGCTGCTGTGCCTGCCAATGCAGCGCAGATGTTTGTGCCGCAGGCGGCATCGGCTTCGAGCGATGTGCAGACGGTCGATTACAAGCCGTGGATGAACAACCGTCACTTCAACCGCAATTTCGGCAATCGTCATTTCAACGGTAATCGCAACTTTGCTCGCAACAACGACGGCGGCGGCTATTGGAATGGCCATCGCGGCTATCGCGAATACCATCGCGGCTATCGCCGCCACGGCGATTATTGGTTCCCGCTGGCAGCCTTCGCGACCGGCGCGCTGATCACGGGTGCAATCGTCAACAGCGAAAACCACCGCGTCTACGAAGGCAATTCCCATGTGCAGTGGTGCTACGACCACTACCGCAGCTACCGGGCTTCGGACAACACCTTCCAGCCGAATTACGGCCCGAGGCGGGAATGCCGTTCCCCTTATTGA
- a CDS encoding glycosyltransferase family 4 protein translates to MKIAHVAPLYESVPPRLYGGTERIISYLTEALVALGHDVTLFASGDTKTSARLVPCRERALRLDPRPLKSEIAAHLSMLDEVRKRADDFDVIHFHLSHFLHFPFFREMPQRTVTTPHGRLDYADLAQAYDRFPRFPMISISRSQRARFASANWLATIHHGLPVDLYAPDFEAGADGGYLAFLGRMSRDKRPDRAIEIARRTGLKLKLAAKVGDGDRAYFEEVVQPMIDGDRVEYVGEIGEDQKSAFLGNAAALLFPIDWPEPFGLAVIEAMACGTPVMAWSCGAMPEIIDHGVTGFVVETIEDAVATMPALLQLDRRRIRSVFERRFSADRMARDYVAAYSRLNNGHEQSRAS, encoded by the coding sequence ATGAAGATCGCCCACGTCGCGCCACTATACGAATCCGTGCCGCCAAGGCTCTATGGCGGCACCGAGCGCATCATTTCCTACCTGACCGAGGCTCTCGTCGCGCTCGGCCACGATGTCACGTTGTTCGCCAGTGGCGACACGAAGACCTCCGCCAGGCTCGTGCCATGTCGCGAGCGGGCGCTTCGCCTTGATCCGCGTCCACTGAAATCCGAGATCGCGGCGCATCTATCGATGCTCGACGAAGTGAGGAAGCGGGCCGACGATTTCGACGTCATCCACTTCCATCTCAGCCATTTCCTGCATTTCCCGTTCTTCCGAGAGATGCCGCAACGTACGGTGACGACGCCGCATGGCAGGTTGGATTACGCCGACCTCGCACAAGCCTACGACCGGTTTCCACGGTTTCCTATGATTTCCATATCCCGCAGCCAGAGGGCGCGGTTCGCGTCCGCGAACTGGCTGGCGACGATTCATCACGGATTGCCCGTCGATCTCTACGCGCCCGATTTCGAGGCAGGTGCGGACGGCGGCTATCTCGCCTTTCTCGGCAGGATGTCGCGCGACAAGCGTCCGGACCGGGCGATAGAGATCGCCCGCCGCACCGGGCTGAAACTCAAGCTTGCGGCCAAGGTCGGCGATGGCGATCGCGCCTATTTCGAGGAAGTCGTCCAGCCGATGATCGATGGCGACAGGGTCGAATATGTCGGCGAGATTGGCGAGGACCAGAAGAGCGCATTTCTTGGCAACGCGGCCGCCCTCTTGTTTCCCATTGATTGGCCCGAACCCTTCGGCCTTGCCGTGATCGAGGCCATGGCGTGCGGAACCCCGGTCATGGCCTGGAGTTGCGGCGCCATGCCCGAGATCATCGACCATGGGGTTACCGGCTTCGTCGTCGAAACAATCGAAGATGCCGTCGCCACGATGCCGGCTCTCCTGCAACTCGACAGGCGGCGCATAAGATCGGTGTTCGAAAGGCGGTTTTCAGCCGACAGGATGGCCAGGGACTATGTCGCGGCCTATTCGCGGCTGAACAACGGCCATGAGCAAAGCAGAGCTTCGTAG
- a CDS encoding amylo-alpha-1,6-glucosidase, whose translation MTHLDERKLDPAIALASLDETAPREPHRLFALKHGDCFAVADAYGDIRGVGDGFFRDDTRVLSEFRLTVGGRSTSLLGASLSQDNVLFTANLTNLPIESAAGRQIPQGAIHIERVRLLWEERLYERITLSNYSREHSTILLSLRFAADFRDMFEVRGSTRSKRGTAHTAEIARSAVVLRYEGLDSVVRTSAISFSQTPDQLTSERADFVIAVTKRSSQTLYVEVGNETDASPESQRFRAAAARARFGMRAKRRHGATLHSSGRVFNDWMARARADVALLTTELATGPYPYAGIPWFSTAFGRDGVISALQMLWLNPGLARGVLAFLAQHQATETSPFSDSEPGKIMHETRKGEMVALSELPFGRYYGGVDTTPLYIHLACAYADRTGDTAFIDELWPSLCAAAEWIETASRSTGFLTYQRAAESGLANQGWKDSFDSVFHADGRIPKGPIALVEVQGYVFAAFQGLARLARLRGEAERAEGWEIRADAIRQKVERHFWIEELGYYALALDGDGQPCKVRTSNAGHLLYVGLPEPDRARMVADQLLSASFHSGWGLRTLADDAIFFNPMSYHNGSIWPHDTAICAAGLARYGIRDSVVRLMSGTFESAVHFNMRLPELFCGFTRAAGEAPIAYPVACLPQAWSAGSAFMLMQSCLGLQIDGWTGEIHVTRPRLPIGIDSLVIRHLSVGRAAVDLTFQRVGDRVGAFLAEPHEGLVPLVVRS comes from the coding sequence ATAACCCATCTCGACGAGCGCAAGCTTGATCCTGCCATAGCACTGGCTTCCCTGGACGAAACCGCGCCCAGGGAGCCGCATCGTCTCTTCGCGCTGAAGCATGGTGACTGCTTCGCCGTAGCCGACGCCTATGGCGACATACGCGGTGTCGGCGACGGGTTCTTCCGCGACGACACGCGCGTGCTTTCCGAATTTCGCCTCACCGTTGGCGGGCGGTCGACGTCGTTGCTTGGCGCGTCGCTCAGCCAGGACAATGTGCTGTTCACCGCCAACCTCACCAATCTCCCGATCGAGAGCGCCGCGGGTCGCCAGATACCGCAAGGCGCTATCCATATCGAGCGCGTCCGGTTGCTGTGGGAGGAAAGGCTGTATGAGCGCATAACGCTGTCCAACTACAGCCGGGAGCATTCGACGATCCTGCTGTCGCTGCGTTTTGCGGCCGATTTTCGCGATATGTTCGAAGTTCGTGGCTCGACCCGCTCGAAGCGCGGAACCGCCCACACGGCCGAGATCGCCAGGAGCGCGGTCGTGCTCCGCTACGAAGGCCTGGACAGCGTGGTGCGGACATCGGCGATTTCATTTTCGCAGACGCCCGATCAACTGACGTCGGAGCGGGCGGATTTCGTCATCGCCGTCACCAAGCGCAGCAGCCAGACGCTTTACGTGGAAGTGGGCAACGAGACGGATGCCAGTCCCGAAAGCCAGCGGTTTCGCGCTGCCGCCGCCCGTGCTCGCTTCGGCATGCGTGCCAAACGCCGGCATGGCGCGACGCTGCACAGTTCGGGCCGCGTTTTCAATGACTGGATGGCGCGGGCTCGCGCCGATGTCGCGCTGCTCACCACGGAACTGGCGACCGGGCCTTATCCTTATGCCGGCATTCCCTGGTTCTCCACCGCCTTTGGTCGCGATGGCGTGATCTCAGCCTTGCAGATGCTTTGGCTCAATCCTGGCCTGGCGCGCGGCGTTCTGGCGTTTCTCGCCCAGCACCAGGCGACCGAGACCTCTCCTTTCAGCGATTCCGAACCCGGCAAAATCATGCATGAGACGCGCAAGGGCGAGATGGTGGCGCTCAGCGAACTGCCGTTCGGGCGCTATTATGGCGGCGTCGACACCACGCCGCTCTATATCCATCTTGCCTGCGCCTATGCGGACCGCACGGGAGACACGGCCTTCATCGATGAGCTGTGGCCCTCACTGTGCGCCGCGGCTGAGTGGATCGAGACGGCGAGCCGTTCGACGGGATTCCTCACCTACCAGCGTGCCGCGGAATCCGGCCTTGCCAACCAGGGATGGAAAGACAGTTTCGATTCCGTCTTCCACGCCGACGGCCGCATCCCGAAAGGGCCGATCGCGCTGGTCGAGGTGCAGGGTTATGTCTTTGCGGCATTCCAAGGCCTGGCGAGACTGGCACGGCTGCGTGGCGAAGCGGAACGGGCGGAAGGCTGGGAAATACGCGCCGACGCCATTCGCCAAAAAGTCGAGCGCCATTTCTGGATCGAGGAGCTTGGCTACTATGCACTGGCGCTGGATGGCGACGGCCAACCGTGCAAGGTGCGCACATCCAATGCCGGTCACCTGCTCTATGTCGGCCTTCCCGAACCGGATCGAGCGCGCATGGTCGCCGACCAGTTGCTGTCGGCCTCGTTCCATTCCGGCTGGGGGCTGCGGACGCTGGCGGACGACGCGATCTTCTTCAATCCGATGTCCTATCACAACGGATCCATCTGGCCGCACGACACGGCGATCTGCGCAGCCGGACTTGCGCGATACGGCATTCGCGACAGCGTTGTGCGGCTGATGAGCGGCACCTTCGAATCCGCTGTTCATTTCAACATGCGGCTGCCGGAACTCTTTTGCGGCTTCACGCGCGCGGCCGGCGAAGCGCCGATTGCCTATCCGGTGGCTTGCCTGCCGCAAGCCTGGTCCGCCGGCTCCGCCTTCATGCTCATGCAGTCGTGCCTTGGCCTTCAGATCGATGGCTGGACAGGCGAGATCCATGTGACCCGGCCGCGCCTGCCGATCGGCATCGACAGCCTCGTCATTCGCCATCTTTCGGTGGGGCGAGCGGCGGTGGATCTGACGTTCCAGCGCGTGGGAGATCGCGTCGGTGCCTTCCTTGCGGAGCCGCATGAGGGGCTTGTGCCGCTCGTGGTCAGGAGCTGA
- a CDS encoding alpha,alpha-trehalose-phosphate synthase (UDP-forming), translated as MPDNSSYMAVPVFALWIFILAVVVVLAVVLVTMKVRTRKGGRIAAAVEAARSPLPEFEKNGQSAAAALVQWSPETLRHILATELPDAQVIVVSNREPYIHNREGDDIQLVVPASGLVSALEPITRACAGTWIAYGGGSADALVVDKNDRIEVPPDNPSYTLRRVWLSEEEQQGYYLGFANEGLWPLCHIAFTRPIFRASDWEAYEAVNRKFADTVVAEARNERPIVLVQDYHFALLPRMIRERLPEAIIITFWHIPWPNSEVFSICPWREKILEGLLGSSIVGFHTQFHCNNFIDSVDRFLESRIEREDSAISYGGQISLVHAYPISIEWPPAQLAKLPDVAQCRRQVREKFGLAEHVKLCVGVERLDYTKGILDRFNALDELLTLHPEWIGKVAFLQIAAPSRGTLPAYQQLYEECLRHAEDLNQRHGREGYTPVLMVTEHHSQEQVYEIYRAADVCMVTSLHDGMNLVAKEFVAAREDEQGVLLLSMFAGASKELLEALIVNPYDAAMMGDALLQALTMSEDEQLQRMRRMREIVRDNNVYRWAGSMLLDAARLRKRDAVDRAVGVAPAPPGNVISLLDRRRVAAL; from the coding sequence ATGCCCGACAACAGTTCGTACATGGCCGTTCCCGTATTCGCGTTGTGGATCTTCATTCTTGCAGTTGTCGTCGTCCTGGCTGTTGTGCTGGTGACGATGAAAGTGCGGACGCGCAAGGGTGGCAGGATTGCCGCCGCGGTTGAAGCCGCTCGCAGCCCCTTGCCGGAATTCGAGAAAAATGGGCAGTCGGCGGCCGCGGCACTGGTGCAGTGGTCACCCGAAACTCTGCGTCATATCCTGGCAACCGAACTTCCCGATGCCCAGGTGATCGTCGTCTCAAATCGCGAGCCATATATCCACAACCGCGAGGGCGACGACATCCAACTGGTCGTACCCGCCAGTGGCCTGGTCTCCGCCCTGGAACCGATCACGCGCGCCTGTGCGGGCACGTGGATAGCCTATGGCGGCGGTTCGGCCGACGCGCTGGTGGTCGACAAGAACGATCGGATCGAGGTGCCGCCCGACAATCCTTCCTATACGCTGCGCCGCGTCTGGCTGAGCGAGGAAGAACAGCAAGGTTATTACCTCGGCTTTGCCAATGAAGGCCTCTGGCCGCTATGCCATATCGCGTTCACCCGGCCCATATTCCGCGCCTCGGATTGGGAAGCCTATGAGGCGGTCAACCGCAAGTTCGCCGACACCGTCGTCGCGGAAGCCCGCAACGAGCGGCCGATCGTGCTGGTCCAGGACTACCATTTCGCGTTGCTGCCGCGGATGATCCGGGAACGCCTGCCCGAGGCGATTATCATCACCTTCTGGCATATTCCGTGGCCCAATTCGGAGGTGTTCAGCATCTGCCCGTGGCGCGAGAAGATTCTCGAGGGCCTGCTCGGCAGTTCGATCGTTGGCTTTCACACCCAGTTTCATTGCAACAACTTCATCGACAGCGTCGACCGTTTCCTGGAGAGCAGGATCGAGCGCGAGGACTCGGCTATCTCCTATGGCGGCCAGATCAGCCTGGTTCATGCCTATCCGATCTCGATCGAATGGCCGCCGGCGCAACTGGCAAAACTGCCTGATGTGGCGCAATGCCGTAGGCAGGTTCGCGAGAAATTCGGCCTGGCCGAACATGTCAAACTGTGCGTGGGCGTCGAACGTCTCGACTATACAAAGGGTATCCTCGATCGCTTCAATGCACTCGATGAACTGCTGACGCTTCATCCGGAATGGATCGGCAAGGTGGCGTTCCTGCAGATCGCGGCGCCCAGCCGCGGCACTCTTCCCGCCTATCAACAATTGTACGAGGAATGCCTGCGCCATGCCGAGGATCTCAACCAGCGCCATGGTCGCGAAGGCTACACGCCGGTTCTGATGGTGACGGAACATCACTCTCAAGAGCAGGTCTACGAAATCTACCGTGCGGCCGATGTCTGCATGGTGACCAGCCTGCATGACGGCATGAACCTCGTCGCCAAGGAGTTTGTCGCGGCGCGGGAGGATGAACAGGGTGTGCTGCTGCTCAGCATGTTCGCCGGCGCCTCCAAGGAGCTGCTGGAGGCACTGATCGTCAATCCCTATGACGCGGCGATGATGGGCGACGCCTTGCTGCAGGCCCTGACCATGTCCGAGGACGAGCAACTCCAGCGCATGCGACGCATGCGCGAGATCGTGCGCGACAACAATGTCTATCGGTGGGCGGGCAGCATGCTTCTCGATGCCGCGCGCCTGCGCAAGCGTGATGCGGTCGATCGTGCCGTCGGCGTCGCTCCGGCGCCCCCTGGCAATGTGATATCGTTGCTTGATCGCAGACGCGTGGCGGCGCTGTGA
- the otsB gene encoding trehalose-phosphatase has translation MSMSTHLPEPAVPKGPWSLFLDIDGTLLEHAAHPDAVVVSEELRMLLTQLEAQLDGALAFITGRPIAAVDHLFQPLRLRAAGLYGLEHRLARDGPVEAAVEPADIAALAKEIATELDNADVYIERKGPILAIHTRAAPHLLRRATRLVEQALDKLPAGYRVLAGNAGVELMPLEAAKGAAIRRFMQIPAFRGRRPVFLGDDTSDENGFEVVNELDGISVRIKPYGSTAAPFALAGVDAALAWLDGMSRRETVGTPAAMAK, from the coding sequence ATGTCGATGTCGACACACCTCCCAGAACCCGCCGTCCCGAAGGGTCCATGGAGCCTGTTCCTCGACATCGATGGCACGCTCCTCGAACATGCCGCGCATCCCGATGCGGTGGTTGTCAGTGAGGAGTTGCGCATGCTGTTGACACAGCTCGAAGCGCAATTGGACGGAGCATTGGCGTTCATCACGGGACGGCCGATCGCCGCCGTCGACCATCTCTTCCAGCCCCTCAGATTGCGCGCCGCCGGGCTTTATGGCCTCGAGCACAGGCTGGCGCGCGATGGTCCGGTCGAAGCGGCCGTCGAACCGGCCGACATTGCAGCGCTTGCCAAAGAAATCGCGACGGAACTGGACAATGCGGACGTCTACATCGAACGCAAGGGTCCGATCCTGGCCATTCATACACGCGCGGCGCCGCATCTGCTGCGGCGCGCGACGCGGTTGGTCGAACAGGCGCTGGACAAGTTGCCTGCCGGATATCGGGTCTTGGCCGGAAATGCCGGTGTGGAACTGATGCCGCTGGAGGCGGCGAAAGGAGCAGCCATCAGACGCTTCATGCAAATTCCGGCTTTCAGGGGGCGCCGACCGGTGTTCCTCGGCGACGATACTTCAGACGAGAACGGGTTCGAGGTTGTCAACGAATTGGATGGCATTTCGGTTCGCATAAAGCCGTATGGATCGACAGCGGCACCTTTTGCGCTGGCCGGCGTAGATGCGGCCTTGGCCTGGCTGGACGGGATGAGCAGACGCGAGACTGTAGGCACGCCAGCTGCAATGGCCAAATGA
- the dprA gene encoding DNA-processing protein DprA, translated as MSEPAAGPRLSDRQRLSWLRLIRTQNVGPASFRDLINRFGSAEVALEILPELMISGGASRIARIPSIAEAEAELEAARKAGARFVGIGEPDYPSLLRTMDNPPPLLAVKGNAAVFRLPGVAIVGARNASLAGIKMARKLAADLGGDGYGIISGLARGIDTAAHQGSLATGTVGVLAGGLDLPYPPENAGLCEEIAARGAIISEMPFGWQPRAQDFPRRNRLVAGAALGLVVVEAAQRSGSLISARLAGEMGRLVFAVPGSPLDPRAAGCNGLLKDGATLVTEASDISRAIAPLTGMRAPDVPPFEDPPDFSATPPPGESDRARVTEALGPTPVSVDEVIRHTGLHPAQVFMVLLELDLAGRLERHAGGNVSLVFGDG; from the coding sequence ATGAGCGAGCCGGCCGCCGGGCCGCGCCTCAGCGACCGGCAGCGGCTGAGCTGGCTGCGGCTGATCCGCACTCAGAATGTCGGCCCCGCGTCCTTTCGCGACCTGATCAACCGCTTCGGTTCCGCCGAAGTGGCGCTGGAGATCTTGCCGGAACTGATGATTTCGGGCGGCGCCAGCCGGATCGCCCGCATTCCCTCGATCGCCGAAGCCGAAGCCGAGCTGGAGGCAGCTCGCAAGGCTGGCGCGCGTTTTGTCGGCATCGGCGAGCCAGACTATCCATCCTTGCTGAGAACTATGGATAATCCTCCCCCGCTTTTGGCGGTCAAGGGCAATGCCGCTGTGTTCCGGTTGCCGGGGGTTGCCATCGTCGGCGCCCGTAACGCATCGCTGGCCGGCATAAAGATGGCGCGCAAGCTGGCGGCCGATCTTGGCGGCGACGGCTACGGCATCATCTCCGGCCTGGCGCGCGGCATCGACACGGCGGCACACCAGGGCAGTCTGGCGACCGGCACGGTGGGTGTGCTCGCCGGGGGCCTCGACCTACCCTACCCGCCTGAAAATGCAGGCCTTTGCGAGGAGATCGCCGCGCGTGGCGCCATCATCTCAGAAATGCCATTCGGCTGGCAGCCGCGCGCCCAGGATTTTCCACGCCGCAACCGGCTCGTCGCGGGGGCTGCCCTTGGGCTGGTGGTGGTCGAGGCGGCGCAGCGTTCAGGCTCGCTGATCAGCGCCAGGCTTGCCGGCGAAATGGGCAGGCTGGTCTTTGCCGTGCCCGGCTCCCCGCTTGATCCGCGCGCCGCAGGCTGCAACGGCCTGCTCAAGGACGGCGCCACGCTGGTTACCGAAGCATCGGATATTTCCAGGGCGATCGCACCGCTGACCGGGATGCGGGCGCCTGATGTGCCACCGTTTGAGGACCCGCCCGACTTTTCGGCCACCCCGCCGCCCGGGGAAAGTGACCGCGCCCGCGTCACCGAGGCGCTCGGCCCGACGCCGGTGTCGGTCGACGAAGTCATCCGCCACACCGGCCTGCACCCGGCTCAGGTTTTCATGGTATTGCTGGAACTCGACCTTGCCGGTCGGCTCGAACGCCATGCCGGCGGCAATGTTTCGCTGGTTTTCGGGGACGGTTGA
- the plsY gene encoding glycerol-3-phosphate 1-O-acyltransferase PlsY — protein MTYGLILALVFGYLLGSIPFGLLLTRAAGLGDVRKIGSGNIGATNVLRTGNKGLAAATLLLDALKGTAAVLIAGHFAPETAVWAGLGAFLGHLFPVWLGFKGGKGVATYLGVLIGLAWQVALIFAAVWLVMAFLFRFSSLAALTAAVVVPVALYFMSAPQTAVLFVVMSIIVFIKHRANISRLLAGTEGKIGAKG, from the coding sequence ATGACTTACGGCCTGATCCTGGCATTGGTGTTCGGCTATCTCCTGGGCTCGATCCCATTCGGCTTGCTGCTGACCCGTGCCGCCGGTCTCGGTGACGTGCGCAAGATCGGCTCGGGCAACATCGGCGCCACCAACGTGCTGCGCACCGGCAACAAGGGCCTGGCCGCCGCGACCCTGCTGCTTGATGCGCTGAAGGGCACGGCTGCCGTGCTGATTGCAGGCCATTTTGCGCCCGAAACGGCGGTCTGGGCCGGCCTCGGCGCCTTTCTCGGCCACCTCTTCCCGGTCTGGCTGGGCTTCAAGGGCGGCAAGGGCGTCGCGACTTATCTCGGTGTGCTGATCGGCCTTGCCTGGCAGGTGGCGCTGATCTTCGCCGCCGTCTGGCTGGTGATGGCCTTCCTGTTTCGCTTCTCCTCGCTGGCGGCTCTGACGGCGGCCGTCGTTGTGCCCGTTGCTCTCTATTTCATGAGCGCACCGCAAACAGCCGTCCTGTTCGTGGTGATGAGCATCATCGTCTTCATCAAGCACAGGGCGAACATTTCGCGGCTGCTTGCCGGCACCGAGGGCAAGATCGGAGCCAAGGGATGA